In one window of Desulfonatronospira thiodismutans ASO3-1 DNA:
- a CDS encoding CHC2 zinc finger domain-containing protein translates to MAQRYSREELQRLRNKVLVNDVIVHILDMPSKVRDGYLRFLCPLCSEFLTACNPRTNLARCFRCERNFNPIDLVMVVKGLNFREAVEFLQDMEQRLGR, encoded by the coding sequence ATGGCCCAAAGATATTCCAGAGAGGAACTGCAGCGGTTGCGAAACAAGGTTTTGGTCAATGACGTTATTGTCCATATCCTGGATATGCCCTCCAAAGTCAGGGACGGATACTTGCGCTTTCTGTGCCCGCTTTGCTCCGAGTTTTTGACCGCCTGTAATCCCAGAACCAACCTGGCCAGGTGTTTTCGTTGCGAAAGAAATTTCAACCCCATTGACCTGGTCATGGTGGTCAAGGGCTTAAATTTCCGGGAGGCAGTGGAGTTTTTGCAGGACATGGAACAAAGGCTGGGCAGGTAG